The proteins below are encoded in one region of Oreochromis niloticus isolate F11D_XX linkage group LG6, O_niloticus_UMD_NMBU, whole genome shotgun sequence:
- the LOC109202593 gene encoding uncharacterized protein LOC109202593, whose product MIPSFESGRESDFALLKMALDNLLNSHPHLNEQYKYQVLLGHLQLPSAIQLAKAYMHDPTPYTTAMHALQDKYGQPRQLVQSELGIILNAPAIKFGDAEAFDAFALSIQSLVGMLRTLEGQNGFELRCGSHVDRLLSKMPPSYRDGFVEHCLNQGILRTGTDQTYTLPDLSSWLQMKSQAKRIAGRAASLYSPEAYKPTKKDQRLPNKPKEKSTAFFLTSREIPSSEGSSVRPKSSSRPKPYCPRCENKEHFLNACVEFKKLTTDQMVRWLTDEQRCWKCGRTHQPEACTLKRPCNTCREQHLTVLHDAVQQIQKSVLMMTAPTTTVYLDRPNRSPKVMLKVVKVLLYNRDQTLETHAILDDGSERSIILPQAVRRLKLTPEPETLALRTVHQEVVQLHGASVSFQVSSPYKPGEKYNVQKAFTADALGLSEHSYPVRILQRRYKHLRDLPLPLVDHVQPLLLIGSDMPHLLAPTEPVHLGPTGGPIAIHTKLGWSLQGPISIDQTPATEQQCLFTATVVPNSELFRNVERLWQIDTLPYVSEKQVTRSKQDQQALNLLQTSTIRVTVDGTQRYATPLLRRTNSATLQAPMEAVLPSLRSTERRLVKDPQRAEVYCQEIQKLEKLGYVAVVPHEIARTTAESWFIPHHMVRHNNKDRIVFDCSFQYEGKSLNSILLPGPALGPSLLGVLLRFRQYPVAVSGDIKGMFHQIRLLPADKPVLRFLWRDMKRDEEPKIYEWQVLPFGTTCSPCCAIYALQQHVRDTCRSNHDLVDCVEQSFYVDNCLRSTHSQEEAKALVDSLRQLLHTGGFEIRQWASNIPAVIEHLPSNVRSESSDLWLSQSSTDLWEPTLGLTWDCLRDSFKYRHRMGERTEPTLRNVYKTLACQYDPLGYIVPFTTRAKILVQDLWKEQLGWDDPIQPPSLRDRWLAWEKEIPDLIQVEIPRCYAPASADSPASSRDLHIFCDASERAYGSVAYLRTETAQKEVYVAFVMARSRVAPKKQLSMPRLELSAALAGAQLAGLLQAELTLPIRKVVLWSDSTTVLHWIKSESCSYKVFVGTRVAEIQSLTDGSTWRYVDSANNPADDITRGKTLRELSRPHRWHQGPEFLCRSEEHWPTSPPAYPEPEDGELKKSYFWGQVRVNSCPQLPEISMFSTWKDLIKTTARSLHGAADPNSSSPSEADDYIKAEILLLMKAQSESFPEEAKALRSGRPLPTNSRLNSLSPEYDKDTELIRVGGRLRRVEQLELDTIHPIILDPKHPLTKLIIQDFDETLLHPGPERVLAELRRRFWILRGREAVRRYQRDCRQCQAWRANPSIPKMADLPPARLRLYKPPFYSTGVDCFGPFTVKIGRRTEKRWGIVFKCMTTRCVHLDLLESLDTDSFLMSLRRFIARRGKPFELLCDNGTNFVGGARELHEAFETMAPQLKERLAEQQIAFRFNPPSAPHFGGAWEREVRSVKTALKVVLKEQTVPETVLRTVLVEVEGIVNAKPLGYVSSDIADPDPITPNILLMGRYDASLPQVVYDPSNLIGSRRWRHSQVLVDHFWSRFTRHYLPILQERQKWQKEAECLKPDQVVLIVDPQLPRALWPVGKVTTTYPGADGRIRTAAVKVKDRTYIRPVARLVSLPMLEEDKDPHT is encoded by the coding sequence ATGATTCCCTCCTTTGAGAGTGGCCGTGAAAGTGACTTTGCCTTATTGAAAATGGCCCTTGACAACCTGTtgaacagtcatccacaccTGAATGAGCAGTATAAATATCAAGTGCTGCTTGGGCACCTACAGCTACCTAGTGCAATCCAGCTAGCTAAGGCATACATGCATGACCCAACGCCGTACACCACGGCCATGCACGCCCTGCAGGACAAGTATGGGCAACCCCGTCAGCTCGTCCAAAGTGAATTGGGCATCATTCTGAATGCTCCAGCTATCAAATTCGGCGACGCAGAAGCCTTTGATGCATTTGCCTTGTCTATCCAATCTCTAGTAGGGATGCTTAGGACACTGGAGGGCCAGAACGGCTTTGAGCTAAGATGTGGGTCTCATGTCGACCGACTACTGAGTAAGATGCCACCCAGTTATCGTGATGGGTTTGTAGAGCATTGCCTGAACCAAGGCATTCTTCGGACAGGTACTGACCAAACCTATACCCTGCCTGATCTGAGTTCCTGGCTGCAGATGAAATCCCAAGCGAAGCGCATCGCAGGTAGAGCTGCTTCACTCTATAGTCCTGAAGCTTATAAGCCAACCAAGAAAGACCAGCGTCTTCCCAATAAACCAAAGGAGAAATCGACAGCCTTCTTCCTGACTTCCCGGGAAATCCCCAGCTCAGAAGGGAGTTCTGTCCGACCAAAGTCCTCATCCAGACCAAAACCATACTGTCCCCGCTGCGAGAATAAGGAGCACTTCCTGAACGCTTGTGTAGAGTTTAAGAAACTGACTACTGACCAGATGGTGAGGTGGTTAACTGATGAACAGCGGTGCTGGAAATGTGGAAGAACTCACCAGCCGGAGGCTTGCACCCTCAAACGACCCTGTAATACCTGCAGAGAGCAACACCTGACTGTACTGCATGATGCGGTCCAGCAGATCCAGAAGAGTGTGCTCATGATGACTGCTCCGACTACAACAGTGTACTTGGATAGGCCAAACCGTTCCCCCAAGGTGATGCTGAAGGTTGTAAAGGTCTTGCTGTACAACAGGGACCAAACATTGGAGACTCATGCAATACTTGATGATGGCTCCGAACGAAGCATCATTTTACCACAAGCTGTTCGACGCTTAAAGCTCACTCCAGAGCCTGAGACACTTGCCCTGCGGACTGTCCACCAAGAGGTAGTGCAGCTTCATGGCGCCTCAGTTTCCTTCCAAGTGTCCTCCCCCTACAAACCTGGGGAGAAGTATAATGTACAAAAGGCATTCACCGCCGATGCCCTTGGTCTCTCAGAACATTCCTATCCGGTGAGGATTCTACAACGCCGCTATAAACACCTGCGTGACTTACCTCTGCCTTTGGTAGATCATGTTCAACCTCTGCTGCTTATCGGCTCTGACATGCCTCATCTCCTGGCACCTACAGAACCGGTCCATCTGGGCCCGACAGGGGGACCCATCGCCATCCATACCAAGCTTGGTTGGTCGCTCCAAGGTCCCATCAGTATTGACCAGACTCCTGCAACTGAGCAGCAGTGCCTGTTCACAGCAACAGTTGTGCCAAACAGTGAGCTTTTCAGGAATGTTGAGCGTCTCTGGCAGATTGATACGCTGCCTTATGTGAGCGAGAAGCAGGTAACCCGATCGAAGCAAGATCAGCAAGCTCTAAACCTACTCCAGACATCCACCATCAGGGTCACTGTCGATGGGACACAGAGGTATGCCACACCACTGCTTCGTCGCACCAACTCCGCCACACTTCAAGCCCCTATGGAAGCAGTCTTGCCAAGTCTGCGCAGCACAGAGAGGAGACTTGTCAAAGACCCACAACGCGCCGAAGTATATTGTCAGGAAATCCAGAAGCTGGAGAAGTTGGGCTATGTAGCTGTGGTGCCACATGAGATAGCTAGAACCACTGCAGAATCCTGGTTCATACCTCACCACATGGTGCGACACAATAACAAGGACAGGATCGTCTTTGACTGCTCTTTCCAGTACGAAGGGAAGTCCCTCAACTCTATTCTCCTCCCTGGACCTGCCTTAGGTCCATCTTTGCTAGGAGTTCTTCTTCGGTTCCGGCAGTATCCAGTTGCTGTGAGTGGCGACATCAAAGGTATGTTCCACCAGATACGCCTTTTGCCAGCAGACAAACCAGTGCTACGCTTCCTCTGGCGGGACATGAAGAGGGATGAAGAGCCGAAGATCTATGAATGGCAAGTGCTGCCATTTGGCACGACATGCAGTCCTTGCTGCGCCATCTATGCATTGCAGCAGCATGTCCGGGACACTTGTAGGTCCAATCATGACCTCGTTGATTGTGTAGAGCAGTCGTTCTACGTGGATAACTGCCTCCGCAGCACCCACTCCCAAGAGGAAGCTAAGGCCCTAGTCGACAGTCTGCGCCAGCTGCTCCACACCGGGGGCTTTGAGATACGTCAATGGGCCAGCAACATCCCTGCTGTCATTGAACATCTTCCATCCAATGTCAGATCTGAGAGTAGTGACCTATGGCTCTCTCAGTCTAGCACAGACCTTTGGGAGCCAACTCTGGGACTGACATGGGATTGCCTTCGTGACTCCTTCAAATACAGACATCGAATGGGGGAGAGAACTGAACCCACACTGAGGAACGTCTACAAAACACTTGCGTGTCAGTACGATCCGCTAGGTTATATAGTACCATTCACCACACGGGCCAAGATTCTGGTACAGGATCTTTGGAAGGAGCAGCTCGGCTGGGACGACCCGATCCAGCCACCTAGCCTTCGTGACAGATGGCTTGCCTGGGAAAAGGAGATTCCTGATCTTATCCAGGTGGAAATCCCCAGATGTTATGCACCAGcatctgctgattcacctgctTCAAGTAGAGATCTTCACATCTTTTGCGACGCTTCCGAGAGAGCATATGGGTCTGTCGCTTACCTGCGGACAGAAACTGCTCAGAAGGAAGTCTATGTCGCCTTTGTGATGGCTAGATCCCGGGTGGCTCCAAAGAAACAGCTGTCCATGCCGCGGTTGGAACTGAGTGCCGCTCTCGCTGGTGCACAACTAGCTGGTCTCCTTCAAGCTGAGCTCACGCTGCCCATTCGAAAGGTCGTTCTCTGGTCGGACTCCACTACCGTTCTCCACTGGATCAAGTCAGAATCTTGCAGCTATAAAGTTTTTGTGGGCACGCGGGTGGCAGAGATCCAGAGTCTTACAGATGGGAGTACCTGGAGATATGTGGATAGCGCGAACAACCCTGCTGATGACATTACCCGGGGCAAGACCTTGAGGGAGCTGTCACGACCACACCGGTGGCACCAAGGCCCTGAATTTTTATGTCGATCCGAGGAGCATTGGCCGACCAGCCCACCAGCATATCCAGAGCCAGAGGATGGCGAGCTGAAGAAATCATATTTCTGGGGACAGGTTAGGGTCAACTCCTGCCCTCAACTTCCTGAAATCAGCATGTTCTCCACCTGGAAGGATCTCATCAAGACAACAGCGCGGTCCCTACATGGGGCGGCTGACCCAAACTCAAGCTCGCCCAGTGAAGCAGACGATTACATCAAAGCTGAGATACTCCTCCTGATGAAGGCTCAGTCAGAATCATTCCCGGAGGAGGCCAAGGCACTTAGGTCTGGTAGACCATTGCCAACCAACAGCCGTTTGAACTCCTTATCACCCGAATATGATAAGGATACGGAACTCATCAGAGTTGGTGGAAGGTTACGAAGGGTTGAGCAGCTGGAGCTAGACACCATCCACCCAATCATACTAGACCCAAAACATCCTCTGACTAAGCTCATCATCCAGGATTTTGATGAGACCCTCCTTCATCCTGGACCAGAAAGAGTGTTGGCTGAACTACGTCGCCGGTTCTGGATCCTCCGGGGGAGGGAAGCAGTCAGACGGTATCAGAGGGACTGCAGGCAGTGTCAGGCTTGGCGTGCCAATCCTTCCATCCCGAAGATGGCAGATCTGCCACCAGCTCGTCTGCGACTGTATAAACCACCCTTTTATTCGACTGGAGTCGATTGTTTCGGACCCTTTACTGTGAAAATTGGACGTCGAACAGAGAAGCGTTGGGGCATAGTCTTCAAGTGCATGACGACCCGTTGTGTGCATCTGGACCTCCTCGAGAGTCTTGACACTGACTCCTTTCTGATGTCGTTAAGGCGCTTTATTGCCAGAAGAGGCAAACCTTTTGAGCTCCTGTGTGACAACGGGACAAATTTTGTCGGTGGAGCCCGAGAGCTCCATGAGGCCTTTGAGACCATGGCGCCTCAGTTGAAGGAGCGTTTGGCAGAGCAGCAGATTGCTTTCCGTTTCAACCCTCCCAGTGCTCCTCACTTCGGTGGCGCCTGGGAGAGAGAGGTCAGGTCCGTGAAAACTGCTCTTAAGGTCGTACTCAAGGAGCAGACGGTCCCTGAAACTGTGCTTCGTACGGTCCTTGTGGAAGTGGAGGGCATCGTAAATGCTAAGCCTCTCGGCTACGTCTCATCAGACATAGCAGATCCAGACCCCATCACACCTAACATCCTGCTTATGGGACGCTATGATGCATCACTCCCTCAAGTGGTTTACGATCCCAGCAACCTTATCGGAAGTCGCAGATGGAGACATAGTCAAGTTCTTGTCGACCATTTCTGGTCCCGATTCACCCGTCACTACCTGCCTATCTTGCAAGAGAGACAGAAGTGGCAGAAGGAGGCGGAGTGTCTCAAACCGGACCAAGTGGTGCTCATAGTTGATCCTCAGCTCCCAAGAGCTTTATGGCCTGTTGGTAAGGTAACGACTACTTACCCTGGAGCTGATGGACGCATCCGGACTGCTGCCGTTAAGGTCAAAGATCGAACGTATATTCGACCAGTAGCCCGCTTGGTCTCACTCCCTATGCTTGAAGAGGATAAGGATCCACATACCTAA